The sequence TTACGTTTTTTCTTCAAAAGTCCTGAAGCACAGAATTTACACCCCATCGCACATCCAACTTGAGATGTAACACATACACTGTATCCGTAATCATGCTTCATCATGACTGTTTCAATGAGTGCGCCATCACTACACTCTAATAAGAATTTTGTCGTTTCATCGGAAGCTACTTGTTTCATAACAACTTTAAGCGTATCCAATTCAAAGTCTTGTTTTAATTTTTCACGTAAAGAGATGCTTAAATCACTCATATCATCAAACGAGGTAACTCGTTTTTGATAGAGCCATTGGAAGAGTTGTTTTGCACGAAAACGCTTCTCACCATAAGATTCAAATAAATCTCCCATTTCATTTAGATCGTATCCATATATGGATTTCATATTTATCACCGTATCAAGTCTAGCATGATTAAACACTTTGTCATAGTTCCATCTTGCATAATTAGTGCTTTTTTTCTCAAAAAAGATGGATTCACCCTAAAGTAAATCCATCTTGTGATAATTGTTAAGGTTCTTCTCAAAATCACAAGTGAAATTATTTAAAATTTCGCTTCTTTTTTTGTTTCCGATTGATCCACAACAACAAGCCGCCCACGATACTTGGAACAATACCATAGTGCCAAATTCCTTTTGGTGTGATACCGGCAGCAGGAAGTTTTTCACTTGGTACCGATATCTCCGGTTTTTGCGGTTTGTGAGGTGTTTGAGGAACCTCTGAGGTTGCTTTTGTGTTTAAGACATCCATACTCATCGAACGTGTTAATGTTACCTCCACAGGGTCTGTTAAGCGCTGATACCCTTGTGGTGCTTCTAATTCTTCTAACCAGTAGGTGTCTTGTACTAATTTTTTAAATTGAATGAAACCGGATGCATCACTAACCCAAGTTGCGACATCTTTGGACCATGAGCCATCCTGTTGATAATACTCTTTTTGTCCCGATTGGATACGATAGAGTCCAAACTCAGCACCAACAAGTGTTTTATGTGTCTGTGCATCCCGTTTCACTAAAAGTAAATCATAACGTTGTGTAGGATCTGTTTGTTTGACATTTTTTAATACAAATGATGTCGATCCGGGTGTTATGTCAGTTTTAACCGTAATAGCTACAGGTTTTTCTAGTAATTCGTAACCTTGTGGTGCTTTGAGTTCTTCAAGTTCATACAGGCCCGCTTCAAGTTGATTAAACTGTGCAAATCCATCAGCATCCGTTTCTAAAACAGTCGCTTCTGAAGAATCTTTTCGCCATGTAATAAACCCATAATCATCTTCATGATAATAACGTTTGACCCCATACACTATACGGCTTAAACGTAGACCAGCACCTTGAAGCATTTTTGTGTCATCGGTTGCATCAACTTTGTATATGTTAAGCTCATGGTATGGAGTTCCCGGTGTAACTGGGTCTGTTTCTTTTTGATTTAGAACTTGTTTGGAGATTACTGAATCGTCCGTATCCGTTATCGTTATTATTTCCTTATAGGTCGTCAATTCATAACCCAAGGGTGCTTGAACTTCTTCAAGAGTATATGTACCTGTTTCAAGTTTATCAAAATATAGATGTCCGTAACGATCACTTCGATGGCGAACCTCTGATGCTTCCCATGATGTGACACCATTTTCTGAGTTATAATACTCCTTTTGTCCACCTCGTTCTCGATACAGCACGAATTCTGCGTCACGTAAAGTGACTCGAGGATTATCAGCATCGAGCTTTGTTATTTCTAAGCGGTGTACTCGTGGCAATTTAATATTTTTAAAATGTAATGGAGTCGCAGTCGCTTTTGTCACTTGAATGGATATCGGTTGTTTTTTAACTTGATACCCTTGAGGTGCTTCAATTTCCTGAATAAAGTAATTTCCCAATGGGACATCTTTAAACGTTACCATTCCCGATGATGTGGACACCACAACATCTGCTTGATTGCGGTCTTCAGTCCAGGTACCATCACCACGATAATAGGTTCTCGTTCCATTAATCATATTATACATAAGAAATGATGCACCGGATAACGGCTGATCGTTTTCATCAACTTTTATAAAACTATAATCACGTGATGTGTGAATTTTCGTATTCGTGACGGTTTTACGTACAACAAGAGGTACAGTTGCTAGCTGTTCATCAAAATCAACTTTTGTAATATCCACCGTCGCATTCCCCTCATAACCGTCCGGTGCTTTTACTTCTTGAACTTGATAATCTTGGTTTGGTTCAACTCCAATAAAAACAGCCTTACCCTTCTCGTTTGTTTCCACAATTGCATCAGCTGGAGGCGTTGTACTTTTTACCCATTTTACAGCCTGGTTCGAAATCGTGTAGTAGTAGGTATCGCCGTGTTCATCGTTTTTTGTTAGAACAAACTGTGCGCTTTGGAGTTTAATTAAAGGATTTGATGCATCAACTTTTTCAATTGCGATTATACCATAAATAGTACGTACGTTTTTATAGTTTTCAAATTGGTATTCAACCGGTGTCACCGCAGCATTTTCGACATGGATGATGCGAGGTTGGGTATCCACCACGTAACCTTTAGATGTCTCTACCTCAAGCAAAACATAATCCCCCTTCGGTAATTCTTTAAAAAGAATATCTCCAGTTAACCCGTCCGTTTCAATTACCGCCTTGGGATCCGTTCCAACAGTCCATACAACGTTCTGATCTTTCACAGCATAATATCGACCTGTTTGCATGTTATATAGCTTAAAGCGAGCCCAAAGTGGTGCTATGAACGGTGTGATGCTGCCATCATCTTCAACCCCTACTTTGGAAAGATGTAACTGATTGTCTGCATCCATTTGTTGATTAAGAATTGTTTCCATATGAGGGTTATCCTGCTCACTCAAAGTAATCTCACGGATTGTAGAGTTCAACACATGACCCTCTGGTGCGATAATTTCTTGAAGGTAATACGTTCCAACTTCTAAATTTAAGTCAGTATTAAATCGACCTTGTTCCGTAAAAAGCACATTCTTTTCATCAGCTTCTTGTGTCCACACAGTCTCAGACGATGATGAACTTGTGCTGTAGTAAAAACGATGATTCTTATCTATTTTGAAAAGTAAGAAACCTGCATGATTCAATAAATCCCCCTGTTGATTGTGTTTATTGATGTTGAAAAGGACTTTTGGCTTGGGTGTCTTCTTATTATAAACGTGAGTTTCAATAACTCGACCTGAAGATTGTGTAATGGTCACTGGCACTCCCTTACGTTGAATGCCCTTATGATCAGGGGCAGCAATCACTTCTTCATCGATAAAGCCTAGGTCATAACCCGTGGGAGCTTCCATTTCAATCACATAGTAAGGACGCGGGCTCGGAATTAATCTGGGAAAGGCAACCAACCCATCCGTTCCTGTTTCTAGCACTGCCGCATCTTCTACATCTTCAACCCAATCAACAACGTTGTTGCGAATACGATAATACTTGAGCTTGTTACCGAAAACCATCCCTAAAGTTATCCTAGAACCAGCCAAAACATGGTTTGGATCATCTTGATCAACTTTTTGAATTTGAATGGTGTGTAGATTGTCTGTTTGTGGTGGAATCATGGTGGATAACCACGTATTGGGAATAAAAACATGAGTGTTATTACCACGTTGGTGGTAATCAACAGCAAAGATTTGACCATAAACATTCGCACCACTTAATACAACACTTGCCTTCGGTGCAAAGATTGTTCCGAATACATCGTCATAGGAAATGATGTTATTTTCTTTGCTAATTTCATCGCTGTCTAAGCGCAAGCTTCCATCATCGTCGAGACCATTATGCATTACCGTAATTCCCTGTGGTGCAACGAAATTACCATTTTGATTTTTATCATTATAAAAATCTGTAATTTGGGTCGCCTCGGGCATATAATTAATAATTTTTGCGGCGTGTTCAGCAATCTCCGAACTCCCACTTGGAAGGGTATGTTCCGCCCCACCTTTATTTGACATAAAATTACTGTGATGGATTACCTTTTTCGCATATTCCGGTTTCCCTTGAACCATACGGTACGATGTAATAATCACCTGTTCGATATTTTTATTATTAATTACGGATTCATAATCAAAGCCTAAATCAGAAATTAAAACCTCACCCTTCTCATTGGGTTCAATATTAACGACCAGAATTTTAGCGTTTTTTTGTGAAGGTTGAATATCATACTTAACTTGCTTACCATTGACCCACTTTCCACCCAGCGTTTTCCCATTTGATTGACCCAATGATTCCACCAACGGTTTCATCGTATCAGAGGTAAGTTTAACTTGCTTATCAAAGCCTAAAAACAATTCCGTTGTTCGAGATGTCGGCAAATATGATTTTTGCTCTTCACCTAAACTTGGTGTACCATCGACATTTTTAAAAACTTGATCAGGCCATGTGAAATCATCCGTAACTAATTTCGAGTTAATCAGTTTCCCGGAAATATTCGTTTTTTGAATTTGGGGCTGTACGTGTTCATTTAGATTTCGTACCCGACCGCCAATAAGTAATGCGAGTGGTTTCGCATTTTCAACCAAAGAAAGTGATGCTTCGGCACCATAAGTAAAAGACATCAAATTAGTCGGTAAACTCGAATCACGACGAACCGCAACAGGTCCCGTTACAAATGATTGTCGCGCTGAATGATACCCCGACAAAACAATACTGTAATCAAAAGCATCTTTCATCTCATTATATTCTGCTTCTGTAGTTTCTGGCGGATTGTCTGCATAAACGGGAGCTATGAATCCCGATGATATAAATACTAAAAACGCCATTAATGCTACGCTTAAATTTTTCCCCATAAAATCCTCCAATATTTAAGAACATGGTATCACGATACCTTGAACTTTAAATGATAATTGCATTTAATCGTTATCGTTAGTGGATAAAAAAAAACCGTCTTGCGACGGTTTTAGTAAATTTAAGCTAATTGATTCTTTGATTCACCTTTGTCGATAAACTCTTGAAGGTTTTCATATGAGTATTCGACCATATTACTTACAGCTTCATCAGTATATGAACCAACATGTGGGGTTACAAGAACGCGTGGATAAAGATTATTCAAACGTGTTTGTAGTTCATCAAACGCTTCTCCTGATAAATCCTTATTAAAGTATTTTGTTTCATTTGCAAGAACATCTGCCGCGAAACCCTGGATTTTTCCAGATTCAACAGCATCAAGAATATCATTAATGTTTTGAAGTTCTCCACGTGAAGTATTCACAACAATAACGCCATCTTTCATTTGAGCAATTTTCTCTGCATTCAAGAATTCATCATTTGACCCCTTGAAGTAAGGCATATGCATCGAGATGATGTCTGACTCTTTTAAAAGTGTTTCAAGATCTACTTGAGTACATGTATCTCCAAGATAGTCTTTTTCAACAACATCATAACCAATAACATTGGCACCAACACCTTTGAAGATTGTAGCTGCGGTAAATCCGATTTTACCTAAACCAATAATCCCAACTGTTGATTTACGAATTTCTTTACTAAACATAAAGTCATCAATTTTGAAGTTTCCTTTATGTGTATTGTTTGCAGTGTATTGAGTATGACGTGCAAGTGTTAATGAAAGTGTTAATGCTAATTCAGCAATTGCATTAGGCGAGTAGAATGGTACATAAGCAACTTTTAAACCAAATTCTTTAGCAGCTTCTAAATCGATATGGTTATATCCTACAGTACGTGTTAAGACATACTTAACGCCATAATTTTTGTAAATCTCTAAATTTTGGCGATTTCCTGGGCAATTCCCGCGAAGCATTACTGCCTCACAACCTTCTGCCATATGAACTGTTTCGTCATTTAGCATTTTTTCTGTTAAGACTAAGTCAAAATTAAATTTTTCATTTAACTCTACAAAGAATTGTTTTTCTACTGGTCGAACACCGTAGCATAATAGTTTCATTTTAAATCTCCTTTTTTGATTCTTAGATAATTCCTACGCCATGTAATGCTGTAAGAATAACTAACCATAAAATGATTGCAACAATCGATAATACTGTAGCAACAAGTGATGCATTTGACGAGAATAATGCTTCTTTATCAAAATTAATTGCATAACTTACGGCAACGGTTGCAGGTGGTGTTGCAAGCATGATGATTACACCAGTAATCGCAACGTAGTCTAAAGGTAAGAATCCGATTTTCTTGTAGAAAATCATGATAAGTAGCATAATTGCTGGAACAACAACCAGTTTTCCAAATGAGTAGATCCAAACATTAACGTCTTTAGTTGCATCTTTAAGTGAAATTTTTGCTAATGTCATACCGATTGCTAACCATGCAAGTGGTGATGATAATGATGCTAAGTAACCAACAGCTTTCATGAACCATGGAAGTGTCACATCTAAACGTAAGAATGCAACTGTCTTAGCAGTTTCACCAGCGCCTACAGTTACTTGTGGCAGGCTTGCTTGGAACATCCAAATCAAGAATCCTAAGAATGTAGCAATAATGATTGGGTTAAGAATAATTTGTTTTAAGTTTTTCTTCTCAAATTTTAAACCTGAGAATAAGATATAGCCATATGAGTATAGGAATACACGGTATGCTACATTAAATAAGTTTGCGTAAAGTGCTCCTTCATTTCCTAAGAAAGCTGAAATGATAGGAATACCGAAGAATGTTGTGGATCCAAAGATTGTAAGTCCACGCATTGCATCAAGTTTATCACCTTTATATTTAGCTGTATAAGCTAATGTGATAAGAATTAAAAGTACATATGCAACAAAACCAAAGATGAATGAGTTTAAACCTACAGTAAATGTTTCAGGTTTAATATCTGTCATAAATGCTTTAAATGCTAATGCTGGTAACGCAACATTAAGTAATACTGCAGTTAATGCTTTTGATGCATCATCTGTAACTTTATTTGTTTTCTTTAGGTAGTAACCTAAAAGGATGATTGATATTGTTGAGAATATCGCTCCTAGAAACGCCTGATCAGACAGGACTTGTTTTATAATATCCATTAAATTCTCCTCCGTTAATTGATATATCAAAAAGCACATTTGCTTCCCCTATGCTTCTTGGTATAAACATAATACTCCCATAACGTTGACTTATGGTGCGATAACGAAAAGTATTATAGACTTTTTACAATAAAAATCACATATTACGCACATATTTGAACTATTATGTGAAATTTGTTGTGTTTTTTAACAAGGTTTGCTTCATTACCTAAATATTCTTATCATTTTATTTCAATTATTATTAAAACTGTACTAAAAATCGAACTAAGTAAAGTATTGAAATGATATCACTTCAATATAAACATGTGATGACATAAGTTTTTCTTATATCAACTTTGGTCATTCTATTTAGTTAAGTGCAAATAAAAACACTATAGCTTCAGCCCTACTATTAAGAGAGAGATACAGTGTTAATATGTGGTTTTATTTGGAATTATTTAATTCTTCTTTAATCAGTGTGGTAGAGATATGAGGTGTTCTGGGTAAGTATACAACTTCGCAATACTCTTTCAGATCGTCAAATTTCCCTTCCCAATCATCACCCATCACAAAGACATCAACTTCATTATTTAAAACATCAGTAACCTTTTGATCCCATGTCTCTTCAGGAATGACTTCATCTACATACTTTATCGCTTCAAGTATATATTTTCGTGTTTCAAAAGAATGGAATGAATCCTTCTTCTTGAGCGCATTGAATTCATCCGTAGAAATTCCTACAATTAAATAATCTCCTAACGCTTTAGCACGCTTTAGAATATTAATATGACCTTGATGTAATAAATCAAACGTACCGTATGTTATAACTTTTTTCATTTGTTTACCCCCTCATTAGTGTCTTTATCAATTCGATAGCTTTATGAGTTGCACATCCACACTCATCAATAAATTTCTCGTGAATTACAGATGTATTCATATAACCATATTGGTGATCACTTGTCTCATTCAAATAATTTGTAAGATGATCAAATGAAGTGAAGTTTCCTACATTAAACAATTCATCATAATTAATATATAAACCTCTTTTATCTTGATACTCTTCAAAATCAGGAGTTACAAAATAAATTGGTCTATCTAGGATTGCGAAATCAACACATAAACTAGAATAATCTGTTATTACAATATCACTCACTTTAAATAAATCATTCAAGTTTGGGTAAGTACTGACATTGAGAAAATTCGGATTATCAATGTTATCATATTTTCTTGAATCACTTGCAGCATGGTGACCTCGATATAAAATATAGTATTTATCTGAAAGTTTATCAATCATCGCTTTTTTCTCTTCAAAGTAATCATAAGTTTTATATTCTTTAAAAGTAGGTGCAAATAATATTACCTTTTTCTCTGTATTAATATTCAGAGCCTCTTTTATTAAAACAACTTGGTTTTGATCAATATTTTTGAGTTCATCGTTTCGTGGTAATCCCGTTAGATAAATAGATTCTTCAAGTGTTCCGAATGCGTTAATAAATATTTGTTTTTCATAATTTGATTGGACTAAGTAACAAGGATCATTTAATAAAGCAATACTCTTACTTTTTCCTGAGAAAACACCTGTTCCATCAACATCATTACCAATTTTTTTAAATGGTGTCCCATGCCATGTATTTATATATACAACATTACTTGGCTTTTTAATTTTTAAACCTCTAGAAACTGTCGTATTTGTAATCCAAATTTCGGACTGAAATAAATACTTAAAATAAGATGGCTTATCTGTTGAAATGTACTTTGTACGCGGATAATCAAATACGGACGTATCAACAGATTTATCAACTGCCCAAATAAATTTATGGTCTTCAAAGTCAGGATCTTCCAACATTAATTTAAATATTGCAAAAGGACTATCCGAGAGGCCTTTACCTCCAAAAGAAAGAAATAATACTTGTTTTTTTCTGTTTCTAAAAAATATTCCATTTATTTTTATAAATGTATTACCAACGAGGTTGTAAAGTTTGAATAAAAAAGTACTATTTTTGATTGCTGTCTTTAGTTTACTCATCCTTTTTAATCTCCCATTTATTTTCATTGCCTACCATAATAAGCATAATAATAACAAGTAGGAACCTTGAGTCGACAATATTACCAATTAACTGTGAACCAACTAAAATAATCATCAAGGCATATTTTAAATCAATATTGCTTCTCTGACCAAATAGAACAAAGTACGATTGATAAATATAGTAGAGTAATGGCAATATTAGGAACAAGCCGCCTTGAGCTAAGTATTGGAAGAAAATGTTATGTGGAATGACACCAGGATACTGTTTCATACCAAAACCGATCCCTAAAAGTACATTGCTCTTAAACAATGTTACTGCTTTATACATTAGATCAAATCGTCCACTATCATCAAACAACTTATTTCCACGCCATAATGTCAACAATCCCACTAATGTAATCCCAACAGCAACGAGAATTAAACTGAAGCGTATTTTTTGCTTTCTTGATATTTTATTTCCTTTAAGTATTTCAACATAAAAGATTACTGCAAGGACTACAACGAAGCAAAATAAACCTGTACGAGCAGAAGTTAAAAAACTTGCAATTAATAAAATTACCGCACTCGAGATTCTGTATGTTATTGACTTATTATGTTTCCAAACAAGAGGAATTGCTGAAGATAGAAATAACGATAAGAAACTAAAATCTGCAAACACAACTGCGAAAGCATCCCTGTAATCAGTTGCAGATCGAATAAATCTTAAATGAAAACCTACTTCTGTATTGAAAACATAAAATAAGAAAACTTGCATAACCAAAAAACACGCAGTAGATAAAGCCGTAATTCTATAACTTTTTTTTAAGGAATCAATCTTAAAGGATAGAAAAGGCGTATTTAGGACGAGTAGCGTTAGTAATACAACAAACAGCACGAGATAGTAAGCTTGTGATGCAGCGCTAATAAAATTAGGGGAACTCAATATTACGCAAGAAATTCCAATTAAAAAGATGATACTTGAAATTAAGAATCCCTTTTGATTTTTTGGATATTTCTTAAAATCTATCGAATTAATTTTTAAAGCAAATGATACGAATAGATACAGAATTAAAACGAGCAACAAAATATTAAACCATGTTAGGAATAATGGTTTAGATCTCATACCCATGACATTCACAAATGATAGCGGTACAGAATAGATAAGGAGATGGAAAATAATGTTTTCTACCCCTCCCTCTTGCTTATAACTGAATGTTGCATAACTAAAAAATGCAATTCCAAGTAGAAACACGAGATAACTATAATTCTGATTAAATCCTAAAATCGTAAAAAAGTATGTGACTGAATAAATCAGTGCGATTTTACTTTCTTTACTGCTTAATAATTTTTCTAACATAATAACTCCTCTAAAACTTCCTTAATCAATCTTCATTTTGGCAATACACATCATTTAAAGCTATAAACACATTATCTAATTGATATTTTGAACTCATATTATAATTTCTTATTCCTTCTTCTTCTAACTCGTGCTTATCTGAAATAAGATTTTCGATATGATTTGCCAAACCCTCAGGACTGATTGATTTTATATCATAAATAAACTTATCATTCTTAATCAAATCAACATGGCCGCGAATATTTGATAGAAGAACTGGTTTTTTTGTTGCCATTGCCTCAAGAACACTAACAGGGAGCCCTTCACGATACGAACAGCTCAAAAATAAATCAGTACGTTCTAAGAAAGTCACCACATTGCTTTGATATCCTCCAAAAAAGATATTATTTTCAAGATTGTTTTCCGCAATATACTCCTGATATTCGTTCAAACGATCACCAGTACCAAGTATAATATACTTGACCTTCTTATTCTTCTCAATTAAGTTTTTCATAGCCTTAATCGCTAAAATATGATTTTTATTTTCATTTAGTTCACCAATACTTAGCACTAACAAATCATCAGCATGAATTCCAAAAGATTCATCAAGTGAATCTTGATTTTGTTCTAACTTAATCATAAATGACTTGCTAAGACCTATACCCGGTATTTTACAAAGATTTACACGATCAGGTTTTACACGCATAAAATAGTCATAGTCCTCTTGATTAATAGTAACCACATTGTCCGTCCATTTTAACGCAACCTTTTCAATGGTTTCAAATATTAACCAATTGTGCATCGGTGCTCCATTATAAAAATGAAGTCCATGAGCGAAATAGGTGACTTCAGCACCAGATCTATATGCCGCTTTACGAGTTAAAAATGCGGCAATTGGCGTATGTACAAAAATTTTATTATATTTTTCAGAATTTATTAATGAGGCTATTTGCTTATAGCTCTTAAAATGACTTGGAATTGACTTTGGACTTCTAGTAAAGTCAATTTGATGCATTACGACATTCGTACCCTCTATAAGTTTATAAGCCTCATCACGGATGTCGTCAAAATTTGATGCAACTTCTACGGAATACCCTTGTTTCTTCAAATACTCGATGTGTGGAAGCAAAAATGCTTTAATAGTTACGCCTACTGTAGTAACAATTAAACACTTATTCATTATCTATTTCTCCTTTTCTCTTAATTACTACACTATCATACATCATCATTAAAACACCTTCATCATATTGGTAAAAAGATTTGGAGTTCTCTTTCCCTTCGAGATTATTCATAATAAATTCTACAAAATCCACACCGGCACCATAAGCATGTAAATATGCGCCACCAAAACGCGGATTAATTTCAGATATGAAATATTGGCCATTTTTATAGAATAAATCAACATCCATCGGCCCATAAAAATCTAAACAATTTACTAATTCTTCAAGTAATGGCTCTATGTTTTTATCAATAAATGAAATTGTTTTGCTTGCACCACCGATTCTCGTTTCAATTTTACGCTTTGAAAAGAAACTCACAAGTTCTCGACTATGAGTATCAACGTAAACATCTACATCTACATCTTCTTCGTCCATTAATTCTTGAATAATTAGGGACTTGTCATCCGAGAAGGCAACTTCAAGCTCATCAATATTATTTATTTTACGAGCACCAACACTACCACTACCAGTTCTTGGTTTTACAAAAACAGGAAAATCAACACCATCTTTATTTTCTAAAAATTCTTTAATATCGCCATAAGTTTTAACTGTAGAAATACTGTTCGCTTCAAGATGTTTCGCAAATTTATATTTATCAAAACAAATTTTGGCTGTTTCGTATTCAGGATGTAAAACTTCTACGCCTATTTCTTTAAATAATTCTCTATTTTTAGTAAGAATTTCAATTTCAGGATCTATAAATGTCATAATAGCCTTAATATCTTCTTTCTTACAAATATCTATTAATTCTGAAATGTAATTCTCATCATCGATTCTCGATGTAATATAATATTTATCAGCTAAATAAATAGCTGGTGCATACTCGCTACAATCTGTAGCGATAATATTCCCATGATTTTTCATTGTTTTTTTAAAATCTTTGACTAATTCTCCACGTCTTCCAACACTACAAAATAATATGTTCATTTTTATCCCCCATAAATTCTTCCATTGTTGAAGTTCCTTCTGAACTTATACCTTCTCTTACTAATACAGTCTTAATTGTCATAAAAAAAATTTTTAAATCGTAAAAAAACGATACTTTTTCAGTATATTCTACATCGAATTCAAATCGCTTTTCCCAACTTATAGCATTACGACCATTTACCTGAGCTAACCCAGTCAATCCAGGCTTTACATCATGTCTCTTATACTGTTCTTTAGAATACCGTGGAAGATACTTTGGAAGCAAAGGACGAGGTCCGATCACGGACATATCGCCTTTTAAGATGTTAAACAATTCAGGAAGTTCATCTAAACTCAGACTTCTAAGTTTAGACCCAAAAGTCGTCATTCGTTCGTCATCACTTAGAAATTCACCGCTCTCATCAAAAGAATTTCTCATGGTGCGAAATTTATACATTGTAAATATTTTACCATTTTTACCGGTTCTTTCTTGCTTGAAAAGTATTGGTTTCCCTAGTTTTTTACCAATTAAGAAGAACAGAATAATATACAACCAGCTAAAAATAATGATACCAGATAGTGATAAAACAATGTCTAATATCCGCTTGAGAACGACAGTATAAAATGATTGACTATTTTTCATCTTCATTAAACACCTTTCTAATAATTTCAATTACTGTCTCTTGATCTAACTCTGTCATTTTTGTATCACTTGGTAAGCAGACACCATGTTCAAATAAATCTTTAGAGACATCATGATTATCAACACTGATAAAATCATACTCTGAGAAAACAGGTTGTAAATGCATTGGTTTCCAAACAGGTCTTGATTCAATGTTTTCATTCTCTAATGCGACAATAACATCAAAAGCTGTGATGTGTGAATTCTTAACAATCATTGAACTC is a genomic window of Erysipelothrix amsterdamensis containing:
- a CDS encoding SpaA isopeptide-forming pilin-related protein, whose translation is MGKNLSVALMAFLVFISSGFIAPVYADNPPETTEAEYNEMKDAFDYSIVLSGYHSARQSFVTGPVAVRRDSSLPTNLMSFTYGAEASLSLVENAKPLALLIGGRVRNLNEHVQPQIQKTNISGKLINSKLVTDDFTWPDQVFKNVDGTPSLGEEQKSYLPTSRTTELFLGFDKQVKLTSDTMKPLVESLGQSNGKTLGGKWVNGKQVKYDIQPSQKNAKILVVNIEPNEKGEVLISDLGFDYESVINNKNIEQVIITSYRMVQGKPEYAKKVIHHSNFMSNKGGAEHTLPSGSSEIAEHAAKIINYMPEATQITDFYNDKNQNGNFVAPQGITVMHNGLDDDGSLRLDSDEISKENNIISYDDVFGTIFAPKASVVLSGANVYGQIFAVDYHQRGNNTHVFIPNTWLSTMIPPQTDNLHTIQIQKVDQDDPNHVLAGSRITLGMVFGNKLKYYRIRNNVVDWVEDVEDAAVLETGTDGLVAFPRLIPSPRPYYVIEMEAPTGYDLGFIDEEVIAAPDHKGIQRKGVPVTITQSSGRVIETHVYNKKTPKPKVLFNINKHNQQGDLLNHAGFLLFKIDKNHRFYYSTSSSSSETVWTQEADEKNVLFTEQGRFNTDLNLEVGTYYLQEIIAPEGHVLNSTIREITLSEQDNPHMETILNQQMDADNQLHLSKVGVEDDGSITPFIAPLWARFKLYNMQTGRYYAVKDQNVVWTVGTDPKAVIETDGLTGDILFKELPKGDYVLLEVETSKGYVVDTQPRIIHVENAAVTPVEYQFENYKNVRTIYGIIAIEKVDASNPLIKLQSAQFVLTKNDEHGDTYYYTISNQAVKWVKSTTPPADAIVETNEKGKAVFIGVEPNQDYQVQEVKAPDGYEGNATVDITKVDFDEQLATVPLVVRKTVTNTKIHTSRDYSFIKVDENDQPLSGASFLMYNMINGTRTYYRGDGTWTEDRNQADVVVSTSSGMVTFKDVPLGNYFIQEIEAPQGYQVKKQPISIQVTKATATPLHFKNIKLPRVHRLEITKLDADNPRVTLRDAEFVLYRERGGQKEYYNSENGVTSWEASEVRHRSDRYGHLYFDKLETGTYTLEEVQAPLGYELTTYKEIITITDTDDSVISKQVLNQKETDPVTPGTPYHELNIYKVDATDDTKMLQGAGLRLSRIVYGVKRYYHEDDYGFITWRKDSSEATVLETDADGFAQFNQLEAGLYELEELKAPQGYELLEKPVAITVKTDITPGSTSFVLKNVKQTDPTQRYDLLLVKRDAQTHKTLVGAEFGLYRIQSGQKEYYQQDGSWSKDVATWVSDASGFIQFKKLVQDTYWLEELEAPQGYQRLTDPVEVTLTRSMSMDVLNTKATSEVPQTPHKPQKPEISVPSEKLPAAGITPKGIWHYGIVPSIVGGLLLWINRKQKKKRNFK
- a CDS encoding 2-hydroxyacid dehydrogenase, translating into MKLLCYGVRPVEKQFFVELNEKFNFDLVLTEKMLNDETVHMAEGCEAVMLRGNCPGNRQNLEIYKNYGVKYVLTRTVGYNHIDLEAAKEFGLKVAYVPFYSPNAIAELALTLSLTLARHTQYTANNTHKGNFKIDDFMFSKEIRKSTVGIIGLGKIGFTAATIFKGVGANVIGYDVVEKDYLGDTCTQVDLETLLKESDIISMHMPYFKGSNDEFLNAEKIAQMKDGVIVVNTSRGELQNINDILDAVESGKIQGFAADVLANETKYFNKDLSGEAFDELQTRLNNLYPRVLVTPHVGSYTDEAVSNMVEYSYENLQEFIDKGESKNQLA
- a CDS encoding AEC family transporter: MDIIKQVLSDQAFLGAIFSTISIILLGYYLKKTNKVTDDASKALTAVLLNVALPALAFKAFMTDIKPETFTVGLNSFIFGFVAYVLLILITLAYTAKYKGDKLDAMRGLTIFGSTTFFGIPIISAFLGNEGALYANLFNVAYRVFLYSYGYILFSGLKFEKKNLKQIILNPIIIATFLGFLIWMFQASLPQVTVGAGETAKTVAFLRLDVTLPWFMKAVGYLASLSSPLAWLAIGMTLAKISLKDATKDVNVWIYSFGKLVVVPAIMLLIMIFYKKIGFLPLDYVAITGVIIMLATPPATVAVSYAINFDKEALFSSNASLVATVLSIVAIILWLVILTALHGVGII
- the tagD gene encoding glycerol-3-phosphate cytidylyltransferase — encoded protein: MKKVITYGTFDLLHQGHINILKRAKALGDYLIVGISTDEFNALKKKDSFHSFETRKYILEAIKYVDEVIPEETWDQKVTDVLNNEVDVFVMGDDWEGKFDDLKEYCEVVYLPRTPHISTTLIKEELNNSK